One Sphingobacteruim zhuxiongii DNA window includes the following coding sequences:
- a CDS encoding DUF7133 domain-containing protein → MKSLYYYLLCVTTLLASCGENYSDESEVYYIDSISTPEGLTAEVAALDAMPDGRIVASFMRGEIMIYNPQTKEWKLFASGLHEPLGIKVINDKEMLVMQLPELTLLKDTDADGLADEFQTVYDGFGMTGNYHEFTYGPVEDKNGNLYIALNSSSSGGGISNELRGDTLMIGKSKTDIAMFSVVPYRGWVMKIDKQLNVTPFASGFRSPNGIALDAKDRLYVTENQGDWVASSPLYHVEEGKHYGHPASLVWSKGWDSGNPFELSVDQLDSMRVKPTIIFPHNLLANSPTQPILIKNNQKLKDFEGQFIIGEMSSERLVRVMLEEVNGVMQGAATIFIEGNGLRKGNNRLVFSPNGDLWIGQADHGWLGDRGIQRIRFTGKPAFDVKDVKIKKDGFELNFTQEVAEEAVLPIDSLVKIRRYKYHYHKKYGSDQIDVAAIPIEKADWSNSRRKLNLKLDQLEKGYVYEIALDKLNNEGLKDSIQNKLIMYTVKELPH, encoded by the coding sequence ATGAAATCGTTATACTATTATCTTCTATGTGTGACTACACTATTGGCTTCATGTGGAGAAAACTATTCTGATGAAAGCGAAGTTTACTATATTGACTCTATCAGCACACCAGAGGGCCTAACGGCAGAAGTCGCAGCGTTAGACGCCATGCCTGACGGACGTATTGTTGCGAGCTTTATGCGAGGAGAAATTATGATCTATAATCCCCAAACAAAAGAGTGGAAATTGTTCGCTTCCGGACTCCATGAACCCTTAGGGATCAAAGTGATTAATGATAAAGAAATGCTGGTGATGCAACTGCCAGAATTGACCCTGCTTAAAGATACCGATGCTGATGGGCTTGCCGACGAATTTCAGACAGTTTATGACGGGTTTGGGATGACAGGTAATTACCATGAATTTACGTATGGACCTGTTGAAGATAAGAACGGGAATCTGTATATCGCTTTAAATTCATCGTCTTCTGGCGGGGGAATATCAAATGAATTGCGTGGCGATACCTTGATGATTGGTAAATCCAAAACGGATATTGCCATGTTCTCCGTAGTTCCATACAGAGGCTGGGTGATGAAGATAGATAAACAACTTAATGTTACGCCATTCGCTTCGGGATTTCGCTCACCAAATGGAATAGCGCTAGACGCCAAGGATAGGCTGTACGTCACAGAAAATCAAGGAGACTGGGTAGCATCGAGTCCACTCTATCATGTAGAAGAAGGAAAGCATTATGGTCATCCTGCAAGTTTAGTGTGGTCAAAGGGCTGGGATAGCGGAAATCCGTTTGAGCTTTCAGTCGACCAGTTGGATTCCATGCGTGTAAAGCCGACAATCATATTTCCTCATAATTTACTAGCGAATTCACCTACGCAACCTATACTGATTAAAAACAACCAGAAATTGAAGGATTTCGAAGGGCAGTTTATTATCGGCGAGATGAGTAGTGAACGCTTGGTTCGGGTGATGCTTGAAGAAGTTAATGGTGTAATGCAAGGGGCGGCAACTATTTTTATTGAAGGAAATGGTTTAAGGAAAGGTAACAATAGGTTAGTTTTTTCTCCAAACGGAGACTTATGGATTGGGCAAGCTGATCATGGCTGGCTCGGTGATCGCGGAATACAGCGGATACGATTTACGGGAAAGCCAGCATTCGACGTCAAAGATGTAAAGATAAAGAAAGATGGGTTTGAACTCAATTTTACACAGGAGGTCGCTGAGGAAGCTGTATTGCCGATTGACAGCTTAGTAAAAATTAGACGATACAAATACCATTACCATAAAAAATATGGATCCGATCAAATCGATGTTGCCGCGATTCCAATTGAAAAAGCAGATTGGTCAAATTCAAGACGAAAATTAAATCTGAAATTAGATCAGTTGGAGAAAGGCTATGTTTATGAAATAGCACTTGACAAATTGAATAATGAGGGATTGAAAGATTCTATACAAAATAAATTAATCATGTATACGGTCAAAGAGCTTCCTCATTGA